The proteins below come from a single Streptococcus hyointestinalis genomic window:
- a CDS encoding FeoB-associated Cys-rich membrane protein: protein MSTIIIALLIAVAAVLGIRQYIKQKGSCGDCSCACPVKEEMKHAKK, encoded by the coding sequence ATGTCAACGATTATCATTGCGCTCTTGATTGCAGTGGCAGCCGTTTTAGGCATTCGCCAATACATCAAGCAAAAAGGGTCTTGCGGAGATTGCAGCTGCGCCTGCCCTGTCAAAGAAGAAATGAAACACGCTAAAAAATAA